A single genomic interval of Aureliella helgolandensis harbors:
- a CDS encoding Sec-independent protein translocase subunit TatA/TatB, protein MFNGLGTTEMVLFGIIALMLFGSRLPEVARSFGGTYRELRKKVDDFQREFRDWDRAEPTINRLPAPKDSGEVDSGEPQSPKFVPPADDD, encoded by the coding sequence ATGTTCAACGGCTTAGGCACCACAGAAATGGTCCTGTTTGGGATCATTGCGCTGATGCTATTCGGTAGCCGCCTTCCGGAAGTTGCCCGCAGCTTCGGAGGGACCTATCGCGAATTGCGCAAGAAAGTGGATGATTTCCAACGCGAATTTCGTGATTGGGACCGCGCAGAACCGACCATCAATCGCCTTCCGGCCCCTAAAGACTCAGGCGAAGTCGATTCGGGCGAACCCCAATCTCCTAAATTCGTCCCACCCGCTGACGACGACTAG
- a CDS encoding Sec-independent protein translocase subunit TatA/TatB, with protein sequence MFGMGTQELLIFMVIVLVVFGSSRLPSLMRNLGRSANEFKAGMKEPVDENAKKIDEDSKE encoded by the coding sequence ATGTTCGGTATGGGAACCCAAGAACTTCTCATTTTCATGGTGATCGTACTAGTTGTGTTCGGCAGTTCACGACTTCCAAGCCTGATGCGCAATTTGGGACGCAGTGCCAACGAATTCAAGGCTGGAATGAAAGAGCCCGTTGACGAGAACGCCAAAAAGATCGACGAAGACTCGAAAGAGTAA